One part of the Anopheles coustani chromosome 2, idAnoCousDA_361_x.2, whole genome shotgun sequence genome encodes these proteins:
- the LOC131267032 gene encoding NADH dehydrogenase [ubiquinone] iron-sulfur protein 4, mitochondrial: MSLFLRSIARNGVATQWMRASLSTSSIVYKDPKTQKEAPMLDASVILANEEERHRDHLPTITVPVKVDISPITGVPEEHVKERRVRIFMPAKNAMQSGTDNIHHWSIEFDNRERWENPLMGWASTGDPLSNMRVEFSSADEAIAHCEKNGWRWFVDKAEVTKKQRVKNYGINFSWNKRTRVSTK; this comes from the exons atgaGTCTTTTCCTTCGATCCATTGCTAGAAACGGCGTCGCGACACAATG GATGCGGGCTTCGCTCTCGACGTCATCGATTGTTTACAAGGATCCCAAGACGCAGAAGGAGGCACCGATGCTGGATGCGAGCGTTATACTAGCCAACGAAGAGGAGCGTCACCGTGACCACCTGCCCACGATTACCGTCCCGGTGAAG GTTGATATTAGCCCCATCACCGGTGTTCCGGAGGAACACGTCAAGGAACGGCGTGTGCGTATCTTTATGCCGGCTAAAAATGCAATGCAAAGTGGAACCGACAACATCCACCACTGGAGCATCGAGTTCGACAACCGCGAGCGCTGGGAAAACCCGCTAATGGGTTGGGCCTCCAC CGGAGATCCACTGTCTAACATGCGCGTGGAATTTTCCTCCGCCGATGAAGCGATCGCACACTGCGAGAAAAACGGATGGAGGTGGTTCGTTGACAAGGCGGAAGTTACGAAGAAGCAGCGCGTGAAGAACTACGGAATCAATTTTTCGTGGAACAAGCGTACTCGCGTATCTACCAAGTAG